In a single window of the Flavobacterium ammoniigenes genome:
- the map gene encoding type I methionyl aminopeptidase produces MIIVKSREEIELMRESALIVSKTLGMIASEIKEGVTTLHLDKLAEAFIRDHGATPSFLGLYGFPNTLCMSPNTQVVHGIPNNTPLQNGDIISVDCGAFKNGFHGDHAYTFEIGDVAPETKKLLQITKESLYVGIREFKAGNRVEDVGNAIQKYTEAHGYGVVRELVGHGLGQKMHEAPEMPNYGKKGRGKLFIEGMVVAIEPMINLGTKNIKQHKDGWTITTADNKPSAHFEHDVALVDGKPELLSTFKYIYDALGIVSNEEDEFRQNPLHI; encoded by the coding sequence ATGATTATAGTAAAATCACGTGAAGAAATAGAATTAATGCGCGAAAGTGCTTTAATCGTATCCAAAACTTTAGGTATGATTGCTTCAGAAATCAAAGAAGGAGTCACTACATTACATCTAGATAAACTTGCCGAAGCATTCATTCGTGATCATGGCGCTACACCAAGTTTCTTAGGCTTATATGGCTTTCCGAATACACTATGTATGAGTCCAAATACTCAGGTGGTTCATGGTATTCCAAACAATACACCATTACAAAATGGGGATATTATCTCTGTAGATTGTGGTGCCTTCAAAAACGGATTTCACGGTGATCATGCTTATACTTTCGAAATAGGAGATGTAGCTCCTGAAACCAAAAAATTATTGCAAATTACCAAAGAATCTTTATACGTTGGAATCCGTGAATTCAAAGCAGGAAATCGCGTTGAAGATGTGGGTAATGCCATTCAGAAATATACCGAAGCCCATGGATATGGTGTTGTTCGTGAGCTCGTAGGTCACGGTTTAGGTCAAAAAATGCACGAAGCACCAGAAATGCCTAACTATGGTAAAAAAGGTCGTGGTAAATTATTTATCGAAGGAATGGTCGTAGCTATCGAACCAATGATCAATTTAGGAACTAAAAATATCAAACAACACAAAGACGGCTGGACTATTACTACAGCAGATAATAAACCATCAGCCCATTTTGAACACGATGTTGCATTAGTTGACGGAAAACCAGAATTACTTTCGACTTTCAAATATATCTATGACGCTTTAGGAATAGTGAGTAACGAGGAAGATGAATTCAGACAAAATCCATTACATATCTAA
- a CDS encoding class I SAM-dependent methyltransferase, with translation MKKIFKFILNTIPRPILIRLSIVARPILAFLLKGNTFTDPIDGKSFRMFLPYGYGTQRNNVLSPSTLSLERHRLLWLYLQNETDFFTAKEIKKVLHFAPEQEFYKRFKKQKNIQYTTTDLLSPLADVKADICNLPFEDNQYDLLFCNHVLEHIPDDTKAMKELYRVLKPGGMAILQIPQDLNRATTFSDDSITDEKERAAIFGQYDHVRVYGRDYFDKLRAIGFTVVEEDYTKKISPELVTKYCLAPGEIIPVCFK, from the coding sequence ATGAAAAAAATTTTCAAATTCATTCTCAATACTATCCCCCGTCCCATCTTAATTCGATTGAGTATTGTAGCGCGACCTATTTTAGCATTCCTACTAAAAGGAAATACATTTACGGATCCAATTGACGGAAAAAGTTTCCGAATGTTTTTACCGTATGGATATGGCACCCAAAGAAACAACGTACTTTCACCTAGCACACTTTCTTTAGAAAGACATCGTTTATTGTGGTTGTATTTACAAAATGAAACGGATTTTTTTACCGCCAAAGAGATAAAAAAGGTATTGCATTTTGCCCCTGAGCAAGAATTTTACAAACGTTTCAAAAAGCAAAAAAACATCCAATACACAACAACTGATTTACTCTCTCCTTTGGCTGACGTAAAAGCAGACATTTGCAACCTACCATTTGAAGACAATCAATACGATCTGCTATTTTGCAACCATGTTTTAGAACACATTCCTGATGACACTAAAGCCATGAAAGAATTGTATCGTGTTTTAAAACCAGGCGGGATGGCTATTCTTCAAATTCCACAAGATTTAAATCGAGCTACCACTTTTTCTGACGATTCAATTACTGACGAAAAAGAACGCGCTGCCATTTTTGGACAATACGATCATGTTAGAGTCTATGGGCGTGATTATTTTGACAAACTACGAGCTATTGGATTTACTGTAGTTGAAGAAGATTACACCAAAAAAATTAGCCCCGAACTTGTGACCAAATATTGTTTGGCGCCAGGCGAAATTATCCCTGTTTGTTTTAAATAG
- a CDS encoding DUF5103 domain-containing protein, which yields MALFYFTLATAQVENEIVPPYNIKTVSFVQNKQNVVPIFQLGDAFELQFDDLYGTDASYFYEIVHCDYDWKPSEIQKQDYLQGFDNQRVQESSSSFNCLQIYTHYRLSFPNSTTQLKISGNYMLKILNEDKEVIFSRKFIVFEDLATVPIQIKRARTVTNLDSKHNLEFTIKSNVINFQNPLKNIKTVLLQNGKFNNAISNIKPQFTIGNDLVYKYDTPTQFWAGNEFLYFDNKEIRVASNTISRVDSQKDIYSSYLFTNEARANSNYYNNQDVNGNFVIRRLFAENNDVEADYAWVYFSLSAPLFRSSDGAIYVTGMFNNYALTTENKMEYNPEKAIYEKAILIKQGFTNFEYLAVKPNGSIDSENAIDGNFFQTENEYTVLVYYKEDTDRYTRIIGKGTASSLNIIN from the coding sequence ATGGCCCTGTTTTATTTTACTTTGGCTACAGCCCAAGTAGAAAATGAAATAGTCCCTCCTTACAACATCAAAACCGTTTCTTTTGTACAGAACAAACAAAATGTAGTGCCTATTTTTCAATTAGGCGATGCCTTTGAACTGCAATTTGACGATTTGTATGGGACTGATGCATCCTATTTTTACGAAATTGTTCATTGTGATTACGACTGGAAACCTTCAGAAATACAAAAACAAGACTACCTTCAGGGATTTGACAACCAGAGAGTCCAAGAGTCTTCAAGCTCCTTTAATTGTTTGCAAATTTACACTCACTATCGCTTGTCTTTTCCGAACAGTACAACACAATTAAAAATCAGTGGAAATTATATGCTAAAAATTTTAAATGAAGATAAAGAAGTTATTTTTTCTAGAAAATTTATCGTGTTTGAAGATTTGGCAACGGTACCCATTCAAATTAAAAGAGCACGAACAGTTACTAATTTGGATTCCAAACATAATCTGGAATTCACCATCAAATCGAATGTGATTAATTTTCAAAATCCATTAAAAAACATAAAAACCGTCTTGCTCCAAAACGGAAAATTCAACAATGCTATAAGTAATATTAAGCCGCAATTTACAATTGGCAATGATTTAGTATACAAATACGACACCCCAACACAATTTTGGGCTGGCAATGAATTTCTATACTTTGATAATAAAGAAATTCGAGTAGCAAGTAACACTATCTCAAGAGTTGATAGTCAAAAAGACATTTATAGCAGTTATTTGTTTACCAATGAAGCACGTGCCAATTCCAATTACTACAACAACCAAGATGTAAATGGCAACTTTGTAATACGTCGTTTATTTGCTGAAAATAATGATGTAGAAGCCGATTATGCTTGGGTGTATTTCAGTCTTTCGGCACCCCTATTTAGAAGTTCGGATGGTGCAATTTATGTAACTGGAATGTTTAATAATTATGCACTCACCACTGAAAATAAAATGGAGTACAATCCTGAGAAAGCGATTTACGAAAAAGCAATTTTAATCAAACAAGGATTTACCAATTTTGAATATTTGGCCGTTAAACCTAATGGAAGTATTGATTCAGAAAATGCTATTGACGGTAATTTTTTTCAAACAGAAAATGAATATACCGTTTTAGTGTATTACAAAGAAGATACCGATCGGTATACTCGAATTATAGGAAAAGGCACCGCCTCATCATTGAATATTATCAATTAA
- the apaG gene encoding Co2+/Mg2+ efflux protein ApaG, which produces MVSQITRGIKISVLTSFEGTYFKNYRIHFAFSYQIKIENHSKDSVQLVTRHWEIFDSLNELEIVDGEGVIGKKPVLKPGEFYTYSSGCLLSSPHGAMKGHFNMINFTTTKNFKVIVPSFRLSAPFALN; this is translated from the coding sequence ATGGTTTCTCAAATAACAAGAGGTATTAAAATTTCAGTTTTGACTAGTTTTGAAGGCACTTACTTCAAGAACTATCGCATACACTTTGCCTTTAGTTACCAAATCAAAATCGAAAACCACAGTAAAGATTCTGTACAATTAGTTACTCGTCATTGGGAAATATTTGATTCTTTAAATGAATTAGAAATTGTAGATGGCGAAGGCGTAATTGGAAAAAAACCAGTTTTAAAACCTGGGGAATTTTATACCTACAGCTCTGGATGTTTGTTATCTTCTCCACACGGCGCAATGAAAGGCCACTTCAATATGATTAACTTTACTACAACAAAAAATTTTAAAGTTATTGTTCCTTCTTTTCGATTAAGCGCACCATTTGCTCTTAATTAA
- the pruA gene encoding L-glutamate gamma-semialdehyde dehydrogenase — protein sequence MLKGFFKVPKAVNEPVKGYAPNSPEKAAVLEAYKKMWNTTIDVPLYIGSEEIRTGNTRTMSAPHDHQHIVGTYHLAEKSHVEKAIANALESRKAWANMAWEQRAAIFLKAAELIAGPYRARINAATMIAQSKTIHQAEIDASCELIDFLRFNVEFMSQIYSDQPTSDSSVWNRLEYRPLEGFIYAITPFNFTAIAANLPASAAMMGNVVVWKPSDSQVFSAKIIIDIFKEAGLPDGVINVVFGDALMVTDTVLASRDFAGVHFTGSTHVFKDIWAKIGTNIHHYKTYPRIVGETGGKDFIIAHPSANVKQVATGIVRGAFEFQGQKCSAASRAYIPKSLWPAVKDQVITDVKSMKMGSPEDFSNFITAVIHEGSFDKLASYIDQAKKDADAEIIVGGNYDKSKGYFIEPTVIVTTNPKYTTMETELFGPVITIYVYEDEQWSETLKLVDTTSEYALTGAVFSTDRYAIEEATVALQNAAGNFYINDKPTGAVVGQQPFGGARASGTNDKAGSALNLLRWASPRTIKETLVAPEDYRYPFLG from the coding sequence ATGTTAAAAGGATTTTTTAAAGTACCCAAAGCAGTTAACGAACCCGTTAAAGGATATGCGCCCAATTCACCTGAAAAGGCAGCGGTTTTAGAGGCTTACAAAAAAATGTGGAACACCACTATTGACGTTCCGTTATACATTGGAAGCGAAGAAATCAGAACTGGAAATACCAGAACCATGTCGGCGCCACACGATCACCAACACATTGTGGGAACCTATCATTTGGCCGAAAAATCACATGTTGAAAAAGCGATTGCTAATGCCTTGGAATCCAGAAAAGCATGGGCTAATATGGCTTGGGAACAACGTGCCGCTATTTTCTTAAAAGCTGCCGAATTAATTGCCGGACCCTACAGAGCGAGAATCAATGCTGCTACTATGATTGCACAATCAAAAACGATTCATCAAGCAGAAATTGATGCGTCTTGTGAATTGATTGACTTTTTGCGTTTCAATGTAGAGTTCATGTCTCAAATTTATAGTGACCAACCTACTTCAGACTCATCTGTTTGGAATCGTTTAGAATACAGACCGCTTGAAGGATTCATCTACGCTATTACTCCTTTTAACTTTACAGCCATTGCCGCTAATTTACCTGCCAGTGCTGCCATGATGGGAAATGTTGTAGTTTGGAAACCAAGTGACAGTCAAGTTTTCTCTGCTAAAATTATCATCGATATTTTCAAAGAAGCAGGTTTGCCTGATGGCGTAATCAATGTGGTTTTTGGGGATGCATTAATGGTAACCGATACCGTATTAGCTAGTCGTGATTTTGCAGGAGTTCACTTCACAGGATCAACTCATGTATTTAAAGATATTTGGGCTAAAATCGGAACCAACATTCACCATTATAAAACCTATCCAAGAATTGTAGGAGAAACAGGAGGAAAAGATTTTATCATTGCTCATCCTTCGGCGAATGTGAAACAAGTAGCTACCGGAATTGTTCGTGGTGCTTTTGAGTTCCAAGGACAAAAGTGTTCTGCTGCCTCTAGAGCTTATATTCCTAAAAGTTTATGGCCTGCAGTAAAAGACCAAGTAATTACAGATGTAAAATCAATGAAAATGGGATCTCCAGAAGACTTTTCTAATTTCATTACAGCAGTAATTCACGAAGGATCTTTCGATAAATTAGCAAGTTATATTGACCAAGCTAAGAAAGATGCCGATGCAGAAATCATTGTAGGTGGAAATTACGATAAATCCAAAGGGTATTTTATTGAACCAACGGTTATTGTAACTACCAATCCAAAATACACCACCATGGAAACCGAATTGTTCGGACCGGTAATTACCATTTATGTTTATGAAGATGAACAGTGGTCTGAAACCCTAAAATTAGTGGATACTACATCCGAATATGCTTTGACAGGTGCTGTTTTCAGTACCGATCGTTATGCGATTGAAGAAGCAACTGTAGCTCTTCAAAATGCCGCTGGAAACTTCTATATCAACGACAAACCAACCGGCGCAGTGGTAGGACAACAACCATTTGGTGGTGCTAGAGCTTCGGGTACGAATGACAAAGCGGGATCTGCATTGAATTTATTACGTTGGGCTTCGCCAAGAACTATCAAAGAAACTTTGGTAGCTCCTGAAGATTACAGATATCCGTTTTTAGGATAG
- the rsmG gene encoding 16S rRNA (guanine(527)-N(7))-methyltransferase RsmG, whose amino-acid sequence MEAILKHFPYLTDLQKEQFQQLDSLYHEWNEKINVISRKDIDALYTKHVLHSLGIAKIQSFEPGTFILDVGTGGGFPGIPLAILFPETRFYLIDVIAKKIKVVQAVADALGLKNVKAEQIRAENVKGDFDFIVSRAVTNMPDFVSWVKTKIKKQHKHELKNGILYLKGGDLTEELKDFPKATLYDLADFFEDEFFETKKVVHLPLKFNP is encoded by the coding sequence ATGGAAGCAATTCTGAAGCATTTTCCTTATTTAACTGATCTTCAAAAAGAACAATTTCAACAGTTAGATTCATTATACCACGAATGGAATGAAAAAATTAACGTCATTTCCCGAAAAGACATTGATGCATTGTACACGAAGCACGTTTTACATTCTTTAGGAATTGCTAAAATTCAGTCTTTTGAACCCGGAACATTTATTTTAGATGTTGGAACTGGAGGCGGATTTCCAGGAATACCTTTGGCAATACTTTTTCCAGAAACACGTTTTTATTTGATTGACGTTATTGCCAAAAAAATAAAAGTAGTTCAGGCAGTTGCGGATGCTTTGGGATTAAAAAATGTGAAAGCAGAGCAAATTCGTGCCGAAAATGTGAAAGGTGATTTTGACTTCATCGTAAGTCGTGCAGTAACCAATATGCCTGATTTTGTTTCTTGGGTAAAAACCAAAATTAAAAAACAACACAAGCACGAATTGAAAAATGGAATTCTATATCTTAAAGGAGGTGACTTGACCGAAGAATTAAAAGACTTTCCTAAAGCAACTTTATACGACTTAGCTGATTTTTTTGAAGACGAATTTTTCGAGACGAAGAAAGTAGTGCATCTGCCATTGAAATTTAATCCATAA
- a CDS encoding fatty acid desaturase family protein — MKNTAPTFAKQDDLKFFRTLNSRVNNYFKENNLDKTGNWKLHLKTIVMFSIFLTPYFFLLAMDMPFWTYLLLNLIIGVGMAGVGMNVMHDGNHGAYSNKSWVNKFMGGSIYILAGNVYNWQVQHNVLHHTYTNILGHDEDLEAGRILRFSKTAKWYSYHKFQHYYSVFLYGLLTFNWSITTDFLQMKRYLKRNLSYGEFKKPVIRWTTLIVTKIIYFSIWLVIPMVLGITWWKVILGFLVMHYTAGLILSVVFQLAHVVDETVNPIPNEEGEIENTWAIHQLYTTANFAPKNWLVNYYTGGLNHQIEHHIFPNISHVHYDKIAEFVKQTAKECNLPYHEFKTTREAILSHFTHLKNLGMKPELSA, encoded by the coding sequence ATGAAAAATACCGCTCCAACATTTGCTAAGCAAGACGATCTAAAATTTTTTAGAACCTTAAACTCGCGGGTCAATAATTATTTCAAAGAAAACAATCTCGATAAAACTGGAAACTGGAAACTACATCTTAAAACGATTGTCATGTTCTCCATTTTCTTGACTCCCTATTTCTTCTTATTGGCGATGGATATGCCTTTTTGGACCTATTTACTGTTGAACTTAATCATTGGAGTAGGAATGGCCGGCGTTGGAATGAATGTAATGCATGATGGAAATCATGGTGCTTATTCTAACAAATCTTGGGTCAACAAGTTCATGGGAGGAAGTATTTACATCTTAGCTGGCAATGTGTACAACTGGCAAGTGCAGCACAATGTATTGCACCATACCTATACCAACATTTTAGGACATGATGAAGATTTAGAAGCGGGACGTATCTTGCGTTTTTCTAAAACTGCGAAATGGTATAGCTACCATAAATTTCAACATTATTACTCCGTTTTTCTATATGGTCTATTGACTTTCAATTGGTCGATCACTACCGATTTTCTGCAAATGAAACGCTACCTAAAACGCAATTTGTCGTATGGAGAATTCAAAAAACCAGTCATCCGTTGGACTACTTTAATCGTTACTAAAATTATTTATTTCTCTATTTGGCTAGTAATACCAATGGTATTAGGCATCACTTGGTGGAAAGTAATTTTAGGCTTTTTAGTAATGCACTATACGGCTGGGTTAATTTTAAGTGTTGTTTTCCAATTGGCTCACGTTGTTGACGAAACAGTTAATCCAATTCCAAATGAAGAAGGCGAAATTGAAAACACTTGGGCAATTCATCAATTATACACTACGGCTAATTTTGCTCCAAAAAATTGGTTGGTCAATTATTATACTGGTGGTTTGAATCACCAAATTGAACACCATATTTTTCCAAATATCTCTCACGTGCATTACGATAAAATTGCCGAGTTTGTTAAACAAACCGCCAAAGAATGTAATCTTCCTTACCATGAGTTTAAAACTACTCGAGAAGCCATTCTATCGCATTTCACCCATTTGAAAAATTTAGGAATGAAACCCGAATTAAGCGCATAA
- a CDS encoding pyridoxal phosphate-dependent aminotransferase — MSNPLSDRINNLATSQTLAMAALARELKAQGKDIISLSLGEPDFNTPDFIKEAAKKAIDENYSTYSPVDGYAELKEAICRKFKRDNDLDYKPSQIVVSTGAKQSLYNIAQVMLNDGDEVILPAPYWVSYFEIVKLSGGVPVEVPTSVETDFKITPEQLEAAITPKTKMIWFSSPCNPSGSVYNREELTAIAKVLEKHPNVYVVADEIYEHINFSGTFCSIASIPGMLEKTITVNGVAKAFAMTGYRIGYIGAPEFIAKACTKIQGQVTSGANSVAQRATITAVDADPSVLKHMVDAFHSRRDLVVGLIKEIPGMKINVPEGAFYVFPDVSSFFGKTLRGTEIKDANDFSMYLLAEANVATVTGDAFGNPNCIRFSYATSDDILKEALRRIKEAVS; from the coding sequence ATGAGCAATCCACTTTCAGACAGAATTAACAACTTAGCTACATCACAAACATTAGCCATGGCTGCTTTGGCCAGAGAATTAAAAGCACAAGGAAAAGACATCATCAGTTTAAGCTTAGGTGAACCCGATTTCAATACGCCTGACTTTATTAAAGAAGCAGCTAAAAAAGCAATTGACGAAAATTACAGTACCTACTCTCCAGTTGATGGATATGCTGAATTAAAAGAAGCGATCTGTAGAAAATTCAAAAGAGACAATGATTTGGATTACAAACCCTCTCAAATTGTTGTTTCTACAGGAGCAAAACAATCTTTATACAATATTGCGCAAGTCATGTTAAATGACGGAGACGAAGTAATTTTACCAGCTCCTTATTGGGTTTCTTATTTCGAAATTGTTAAACTATCAGGAGGTGTACCGGTTGAAGTACCAACATCCGTAGAAACTGATTTCAAAATCACCCCAGAACAATTAGAAGCAGCAATTACACCAAAAACTAAAATGATTTGGTTCAGCTCACCATGTAATCCAAGTGGTTCTGTATACAACCGTGAAGAATTAACTGCGATTGCTAAAGTGTTAGAAAAACACCCTAATGTATATGTAGTAGCTGATGAAATCTACGAGCACATCAACTTCTCGGGAACTTTTTGCAGTATTGCTTCAATTCCAGGAATGTTAGAAAAAACGATTACTGTAAATGGAGTTGCCAAAGCTTTTGCTATGACAGGATACCGAATTGGATACATTGGCGCACCAGAATTCATTGCTAAAGCCTGTACTAAAATTCAAGGTCAAGTAACTAGTGGTGCAAACTCAGTAGCACAACGTGCAACCATTACTGCAGTAGATGCTGACCCATCTGTTTTGAAACATATGGTGGATGCTTTCCATAGCCGAAGAGATTTGGTAGTAGGATTAATCAAAGAAATTCCAGGAATGAAAATTAATGTTCCAGAAGGAGCGTTTTATGTATTTCCAGACGTTTCTTCTTTCTTTGGAAAAACCTTAAGAGGAACCGAAATTAAAGACGCTAACGATTTCTCAATGTATCTTTTGGCTGAAGCCAATGTAGCTACAGTAACGGGAGATGCATTTGGAAATCCAAATTGTATTCGTTTTTCTTATGCTACTAGCGACGATATTTTGAAAGAGGCTTTACGCCGAATCAAAGAAGCCGTTTCTTAA
- a CDS encoding bleomycin resistance protein: protein MLTHTHPKLPMRNKLITKDFYCNQLGFEVFGADFEGYLMLQKDQIQLHFFEFQNLNPLENYGQVYIRTEKIETVFDHYIQKNVSIHPAGYLQTKPWGQKEFSLLDPDHNLLTFGESI, encoded by the coding sequence ATGCTCACTCACACCCACCCAAAACTACCGATGCGCAACAAACTGATCACGAAAGATTTCTATTGCAATCAATTGGGTTTTGAGGTATTTGGTGCTGATTTTGAAGGCTATTTAATGCTACAAAAAGACCAAATTCAATTGCATTTTTTTGAATTTCAAAACCTAAATCCTTTAGAAAATTATGGACAAGTATATATTCGAACCGAAAAAATAGAAACTGTATTTGACCATTATATCCAAAAAAACGTAAGCATTCACCCCGCTGGATATTTACAAACAAAACCTTGGGGACAAAAAGAATTTTCCCTTCTTGATCCAGATCATAATTTATTGACTTTTGGAGAAAGTATATAA
- a CDS encoding peptidase U32 family protein: protein MTKKKIEILAPAKDLLHGMAAINSGADAVYIGAPQFGARSNAHNSMEDVAALVQYAHLYHAQVFVVINTILYDNELETCRQMIWELYHIGVDALIIQDMAIMEMELPPIVLHASTQANNRDPKNIKFLADAGIKRVVLARELNLHQIKEISEATDVELEFFVTGALCVAFSGNCYMSVANGERSANRGSCAQNCRLPYNLIDGHGETLIKNSHLLSIKDFDVTDQIPNLIEAGIVSFKIEGRLKDMVYVKNNVSFLRKKIDSFLEQNPNYTKASSGKCTFTFDSELNRTFNRGYTDYFVNERHQSIGSWESPKSKGQYIGKLIKTIGNSYEIENGHLLNNGDGLCFINENNEADGIYVNKAENGIIYPNVLKEIKDGTFIYRNNDAAFIKIVEREDSAVRKISTTLVLTENETGFQLTATDEDGYESTVHLEHAKEPTKNNLSIEDNIKMQLAKTGFTPYTADEITIQFSDNWFLPISKINEMRRTVYDQLTQIRLANYHREEYQIVKTDHPFPVDQLDFTYNVANKMARKFYERHGVTEIEKAFELQWDPGKSRVMTTKYCIKYELERCPKYHPEHRDKKVKEPLVLKQGELEYKLKFNCKPCEMEIWEKDAEFEIEDED, encoded by the coding sequence ATGACGAAAAAAAAAATCGAAATACTAGCGCCTGCCAAAGACTTGTTACACGGTATGGCAGCTATCAACAGTGGTGCTGATGCTGTTTATATTGGAGCTCCACAATTTGGCGCTCGATCTAATGCCCATAATTCTATGGAAGATGTGGCAGCATTAGTGCAATATGCTCATTTGTACCACGCTCAAGTTTTTGTAGTAATCAACACCATTCTATACGATAACGAACTCGAAACGTGTCGCCAAATGATATGGGAATTGTACCATATTGGGGTTGATGCGTTAATTATTCAGGACATGGCCATTATGGAAATGGAGTTGCCGCCCATTGTGTTGCATGCTAGTACGCAAGCCAATAACCGTGATCCAAAAAATATTAAATTCCTTGCCGATGCAGGAATCAAACGTGTGGTTTTGGCCCGTGAGTTGAACTTACACCAAATTAAAGAAATTAGCGAAGCTACCGATGTTGAATTGGAATTCTTTGTTACTGGTGCGTTGTGCGTGGCTTTTAGCGGAAATTGTTATATGAGTGTAGCCAATGGCGAGCGTTCGGCCAATCGCGGTTCCTGTGCACAAAACTGCCGTTTACCTTATAATTTAATTGACGGTCACGGAGAAACCTTGATCAAAAATAGCCATTTACTTTCCATCAAAGATTTTGATGTAACCGATCAAATTCCAAATTTAATCGAAGCGGGAATCGTTTCATTTAAAATCGAAGGTCGTTTGAAAGACATGGTTTATGTCAAAAATAATGTTTCGTTTCTTAGAAAAAAAATAGATTCCTTCTTGGAACAAAACCCCAATTATACGAAAGCTTCCTCTGGTAAATGCACCTTCACTTTCGATTCTGAATTGAACCGAACATTCAATAGAGGCTATACCGATTATTTTGTCAACGAAAGACACCAATCCATCGGTTCTTGGGAAAGTCCAAAATCCAAAGGACAATACATTGGAAAACTAATTAAAACAATTGGCAATTCGTACGAAATTGAAAATGGTCATTTACTGAACAATGGTGATGGTTTGTGTTTCATTAACGAAAACAACGAAGCCGATGGAATTTATGTAAACAAAGCCGAAAACGGTATTATTTACCCGAATGTTTTAAAAGAAATCAAAGACGGAACTTTTATCTATCGTAACAATGATGCGGCTTTCATTAAAATCGTGGAGCGTGAAGACAGCGCCGTTAGAAAGATTAGCACCACTTTGGTTTTAACCGAAAACGAAACTGGTTTTCAATTAACGGCTACTGATGAAGATGGTTATGAAAGTACCGTTCATTTGGAACACGCCAAAGAGCCCACTAAAAACAATTTATCTATTGAAGATAATATCAAAATGCAGTTAGCGAAAACAGGATTTACACCTTATACCGCTGACGAAATTACGATTCAGTTTTCAGACAATTGGTTTTTACCTATTTCAAAAATTAATGAAATGCGCCGCACAGTTTACGATCAATTGACCCAAATCCGTTTGGCTAATTACCATCGAGAGGAATACCAAATCGTAAAAACGGATCATCCATTTCCGGTAGATCAATTGGATTTTACGTACAATGTTGCCAATAAAATGGCGCGAAAATTCTACGAGCGTCATGGCGTTACTGAAATTGAAAAAGCTTTTGAATTGCAATGGGATCCGGGAAAATCTCGTGTAATGACGACCAAATATTGCATCAAATACGAGTTAGAGCGTTGTCCAAAATACCATCCGGAACATCGCGATAAAAAAGTCAAAGAACCTTTGGTTTTAAAACAAGGGGAATTGGAATACAAACTCAAATTCAACTGTAAACCTTGCGAAATGGAAATTTGGGAAAAGGATGCCGAATTTGAAATTGAAGACGAAGATTAA
- a CDS encoding DUF6370 family protein yields the protein MKKILTFFILLSSTIILAQTKKDNSKIQIVEASCGQCQFGMEGKSCDLAVRIDGKSYFVEGTNIDAHGDAHAKDGFCASIRKASVIGTIKDNKFVVTYFQLVPKQP from the coding sequence ATGAAAAAAATACTAACTTTTTTTATCCTTTTGAGTAGTACCATAATTTTGGCACAAACCAAAAAAGACAACTCAAAAATTCAAATTGTGGAAGCTTCTTGTGGGCAATGCCAATTTGGAATGGAAGGCAAAAGTTGCGATTTAGCTGTTCGTATTGATGGCAAATCCTACTTCGTAGAAGGAACCAATATAGATGCTCATGGTGATGCACATGCCAAAGATGGATTTTGCGCTAGCATTCGCAAAGCATCAGTTATAGGAACAATCAAAGACAACAAATTTGTTGTAACTTACTTTCAATTAGTCCCAAAACAACCTTAA